One Capsicum annuum cultivar UCD-10X-F1 chromosome 2, UCD10Xv1.1, whole genome shotgun sequence genomic window carries:
- the LOC124895628 gene encoding uncharacterized protein LOC124895628: MNFPRKKYKNKNFPSKRYTITDCFFTVYIDKAYVNYYDADIGNELPTQDASSKTDEVADMEMTLINTITEFSPRAGQPWHLVDEVFVPINCDGVFHWILKVIALKDRCIRVYDSMASSQKHC, translated from the exons ATGAACTTTCCAAG GAAAAAGTACAAGAACAAGAATTTTCCAAGCAAGAGATACACTATCACAGATTGCTTTTTCACGGTGTACATCGATAAGGCATATGTGAATTACTATGATGCTGACATTGGCAATGAGCTTCCCACACAAGATGCATCTTCAAAGACTGATGAGGTTGCTGATATGGAGATGACATTGATTAACACCATCACGGAATTCAGTCCACGCGCAGGTCAGCCTTGGCATTTGGTTGATGAGGTTTTTGTCCCAATTAACTGTGATGGTGTCTTTCACTGGATATTGAAAGTCATTGCATTAAAGGATCGATGCATTCGTGTGTATGATTCAATGGCCTCTTCACAAAAACATTGTTAA